Proteins from one Halovivax limisalsi genomic window:
- a CDS encoding OmpL47-type beta-barrel domain-containing protein: protein MAFSRSIVCLIVVTLLSIGIVAPAVTAGDAPPSPTIDQGSVQSQVATCQNASATLTKPDQTAATFFYPWYGDEAHWSDQGHSPPDTWYANYTPDLVPGFDPGVELYNSSNRSVKRWQFEKMRRANIEVAISSWWGQGSPTDERFDTIIDEIMPGTTNPHRNLQWALYYEKEGPGYNGFDNYDDPPVDEIVDDIEYIKANYADSPYYYTINGSPVVYVYGELTDDGDLQAGENTTYPERWRRVKNQTDVHVVLKVNGDMAATEPGIDGWHQYAPANRWGTQPTSGYVSPGFTKPHPEGAPFLKRNATEYETAITDLVDTGLSHLLVQTWNEYHEGTQIEPAQRVHHDDSGTFTARNASYNDTFVDITGDAFADVVPTGITADFADGTALTNESTVPLTIEAASPYDASYRAYLSVDGGQFRALGCDGTTADGDGRFETNRTLSDGTHTLTTYVRDADDDTSTDSRRTVTVDTTAPETTLATNRSLSDGWTNGSVEIALDATDATTNVTETLVSVDGQAYSTYSGPITLSANGTHTISYYSTDELQNAESVTNATVGIDREAPAIATVTASQRTDLEPGEAFDLTVDASDETSGVGTVDVGSTPLRRSGGNWTATLQAPDTTGNHTMPITAFDRAGNAVSESLTVSVTEDDGGGGGPALPPPPDPEPALSIASVDLDAAELEVGESVAVSVTVANDGDATGERTLELALDGEVVATAAVSVPAGETVEATLSHTVDEPGEYEVAVGADVVGTVTVAEPAPDDGGDGTGRDGADGTDEVGDGGPGANESTSSVDPGDGSTDDESAADATAGGDGVPGFSPVAALVALVLTSALARRR from the coding sequence ATGGCATTCTCACGATCGATCGTCTGTCTGATCGTCGTGACGCTCCTTTCGATCGGCATCGTCGCCCCGGCGGTCACGGCGGGCGACGCTCCCCCGTCACCGACCATCGATCAGGGTTCGGTCCAGTCGCAAGTTGCAACGTGCCAGAACGCGTCCGCGACGCTGACGAAACCGGACCAGACCGCGGCGACGTTCTTCTATCCGTGGTACGGCGACGAGGCACACTGGAGCGATCAGGGCCACTCGCCGCCCGATACGTGGTACGCGAACTACACCCCGGATCTCGTCCCGGGATTCGATCCCGGGGTGGAGTTGTACAACAGCAGTAATCGAAGCGTCAAACGGTGGCAGTTCGAGAAGATGCGGCGGGCGAACATCGAGGTCGCAATCTCGTCGTGGTGGGGGCAGGGCTCGCCGACGGACGAGCGCTTCGACACCATCATCGACGAGATCATGCCCGGCACGACGAACCCGCACCGGAATCTTCAGTGGGCACTGTATTACGAGAAAGAGGGACCGGGATACAACGGCTTCGACAACTACGACGATCCGCCGGTGGACGAAATCGTCGACGACATCGAGTACATCAAAGCGAACTACGCCGACAGTCCGTACTACTACACCATCAACGGCTCGCCGGTGGTGTACGTCTACGGTGAACTGACCGACGACGGCGACCTCCAGGCGGGAGAGAACACCACCTACCCGGAGCGCTGGCGGCGCGTGAAGAACCAGACCGACGTCCACGTCGTCCTCAAAGTCAACGGGGACATGGCCGCGACGGAGCCGGGGATCGACGGCTGGCACCAGTACGCCCCGGCAAATCGGTGGGGAACCCAGCCGACCTCGGGTTACGTCTCACCCGGGTTCACGAAACCCCACCCCGAAGGCGCGCCGTTTCTCAAACGGAACGCGACGGAATACGAGACCGCCATCACCGACCTCGTCGACACCGGGCTCTCGCACCTCCTGGTCCAGACGTGGAACGAGTACCACGAGGGCACCCAGATCGAACCCGCGCAGCGAGTCCACCACGACGACTCGGGGACGTTCACCGCTCGGAACGCCTCCTACAACGATACCTTCGTCGACATCACCGGCGACGCCTTCGCCGACGTGGTCCCCACCGGGATAACGGCCGACTTCGCCGACGGGACCGCGCTCACCAACGAGAGCACGGTTCCGCTCACGATCGAGGCGGCGAGTCCGTACGACGCGTCGTACCGGGCCTACCTCTCGGTGGACGGCGGCCAGTTCCGAGCGCTCGGCTGTGACGGCACGACCGCCGATGGAGACGGCCGGTTCGAGACGAACCGCACCCTGTCCGACGGTACGCACACCCTGACCACCTACGTGCGCGATGCGGACGACGATACGTCGACCGACAGTCGCCGGACCGTCACGGTCGACACCACAGCACCCGAGACCACGCTCGCGACGAATCGCTCGCTGTCCGACGGCTGGACCAACGGGTCGGTCGAGATCGCTCTCGATGCGACCGATGCGACGACGAACGTCACCGAAACCCTCGTCAGTGTCGACGGGCAGGCCTACAGCACCTACAGCGGGCCGATCACCCTGTCGGCGAACGGAACGCACACCATCTCCTACTACAGCACCGACGAACTCCAGAACGCGGAGTCGGTCACGAACGCGACCGTCGGTATCGACCGCGAGGCGCCCGCGATCGCGACGGTGACCGCGTCGCAACGCACCGACCTCGAACCCGGCGAGGCCTTCGATCTCACCGTCGACGCGTCGGACGAGACGAGCGGGGTTGGGACCGTCGACGTCGGGTCGACCCCGCTCCGGCGATCGGGCGGGAACTGGACGGCGACGCTGCAAGCACCCGATACGACGGGGAATCACACGATGCCGATCACCGCGTTCGACCGCGCGGGCAACGCGGTATCCGAATCGCTCACCGTCTCGGTCACCGAGGACGACGGTGGCGGCGGTGGCCCAGCGTTACCTCCCCCGCCGGACCCGGAACCGGCGCTCTCGATCGCGTCGGTCGACCTCGACGCGGCCGAACTCGAAGTTGGCGAGTCGGTCGCGGTCAGCGTCACGGTCGCAAACGACGGCGACGCGACGGGCGAACGCACCCTCGAACTCGCCCTCGACGGCGAGGTGGTCGCGACCGCCGCGGTCTCGGTCCCGGCCGGCGAAACGGTCGAAGCGACCCTCAGCCACACGGTCGACGAGCCCGGCGAGTACGAGGTCGCCGTCGGCGCCGACGTGGTCGGGACCGTGACGGTCGCCGAGCCGGCGCCGGACGACGGGGGCGATGGGACGGGGAGAGACGGGGCTGACGGGACGGACGAGGTTGGCGACGGTGGACCGGGCGCCAACGAGTCGACGTCGTCGGTCGATCCGGGCGACGGCTCCACCGACGACGAGTCGGCAGCGGACGCGACCGCTGGCGGCGACGGCGTGCCCGGCTTTTCGCCCGTGGCCGCCCTCGTCGCGCTCGTTCTCACGAGCGCCCTCGCTCGTCGCCGTTGA
- a CDS encoding FAD-dependent oxidoreductase, translating to MNEVDRHARTDRTASATEPSEERETERYDANGRCDPSEASTTGRIGEPGAASDALDVAIVGGGICGLTTALALERRGIEPTVYEAASEYRPVGAGISLQPNAMLVFDRLGIAASIRSAGVALDRVTIRSSSGRTLQRFDVAGVERDAFGVGFVAIHRGDLLRILRDALDTRVETDMPCATVSSTEPPVARFEDGTTVRPDVLLGADGIDSVVRDAVVDGVGRRPLPTVAYRAVVPVTLPAQARTAGCEIWGQGTYTGGAPIDDDRFYWFATAPDSLVPVDADPATRLAALRDRHAAAPEPIPTVLDALEPDDVIRSALADLPTLERWHRDRVALAGDAAHAMCPFAGQGAAQGIEDALVLADTLATGDDTESALAAYERERKPRADRARAESRRLGSLATIESRAGATARNLLAAMVPTRLVDRMRRRRVANASLPGD from the coding sequence ATGAACGAGGTCGACCGCCACGCCCGAACGGACCGGACTGCGAGCGCGACCGAACCGAGCGAGGAGCGCGAGACCGAACGGTACGACGCGAACGGACGATGCGATCCGAGCGAAGCGTCGACGACGGGACGGATCGGGGAGCCGGGAGCCGCTTCCGACGCCCTCGACGTCGCGATCGTCGGCGGCGGCATCTGCGGGTTGACGACCGCGCTCGCGCTCGAACGGCGGGGCATCGAACCGACGGTTTACGAGGCCGCGAGCGAGTACCGGCCCGTCGGCGCCGGCATCTCGCTCCAGCCGAACGCGATGCTCGTCTTCGACCGACTGGGGATCGCCGCGTCGATCCGATCGGCCGGCGTGGCGCTCGACCGCGTCACGATCCGATCCTCGAGCGGTCGCACCCTGCAGCGATTCGATGTGGCCGGCGTCGAGCGTGACGCGTTCGGCGTCGGGTTCGTCGCGATTCATCGCGGCGACCTCCTGAGAATCCTCCGCGACGCGCTCGACACTCGGGTCGAGACGGACATGCCGTGCGCGACCGTTTCGTCGACGGAGCCGCCGGTCGCCCGATTCGAAGACGGGACCACGGTTCGGCCGGACGTCCTCCTCGGCGCGGACGGCATCGACTCCGTGGTGCGCGACGCGGTCGTCGACGGAGTCGGTCGACGCCCGCTTCCGACCGTCGCCTATCGGGCCGTCGTCCCGGTCACCCTCCCGGCGCAGGCTCGAACCGCCGGTTGCGAAATCTGGGGTCAAGGCACCTACACGGGCGGCGCACCGATCGACGACGATCGCTTCTACTGGTTCGCCACCGCCCCCGACTCGCTGGTCCCGGTCGACGCGGATCCTGCGACGCGTCTGGCCGCCCTCCGAGATCGCCACGCGGCCGCTCCCGAACCGATACCGACCGTGCTGGACGCGCTCGAACCGGACGACGTCATCCGGTCGGCGCTCGCCGACCTCCCGACGCTCGAGCGCTGGCACCGCGATCGGGTCGCGCTCGCCGGCGACGCCGCCCACGCGATGTGTCCCTTCGCCGGGCAGGGCGCCGCCCAGGGCATCGAGGACGCCCTCGTTCTCGCCGATACCCTCGCGACCGGAGACGACACCGAATCGGCGCTGGCGGCCTACGAACGCGAGCGAAAGCCCCGTGCCGATCGGGCCCGGGCCGAATCCCGGCGGCTGGGATCGCTGGCGACGATCGAGTCGCGGGCCGGCGCGACAGCCCGGAACCTGCTCGCCGCGATGGTGCCGACTCGGCTTGTCGACCGCATGCGGCGGCGTCGCGTGGCGAACGCGTCGCTCCCCGGGGACTAA
- a CDS encoding helix-turn-helix domain-containing protein has translation MRYLTVRIDPSENGGLHPLGEALTAEPTITREAIHSVDARDDGTVVLFAEGSGDRERYEEIAATSPHVIDSLATGTDRWLAVSRFEPTDAVERLLTLPRESNLSVEYPIRIGDDGSLRVTVLGSDGGIRRLYRTAAAGDALSVDVLETGSYDPDEAELLGVLTDRQREVLTAAVEAGYYREPRAASLAEVARELDVTPSTAGEHLRKIEARVFAELVR, from the coding sequence ATGCGGTACCTGACGGTCCGAATCGATCCGAGCGAGAACGGCGGCCTCCACCCGCTCGGCGAGGCGCTGACCGCGGAACCGACGATCACGCGCGAGGCGATCCACTCCGTCGACGCGCGGGACGACGGGACCGTGGTGCTGTTCGCGGAAGGGAGCGGCGACCGCGAGCGATACGAGGAGATCGCGGCGACCTCGCCGCACGTGATCGACTCGCTGGCCACCGGGACCGACCGCTGGCTCGCGGTGAGTCGGTTCGAACCGACGGACGCGGTCGAGCGCCTGCTGACACTGCCGCGCGAATCGAACCTCAGCGTCGAGTACCCGATCCGAATCGGCGACGACGGGTCGCTACGGGTGACTGTCCTGGGAAGCGACGGAGGGATCCGGCGGCTGTACCGGACCGCCGCGGCCGGTGACGCGCTCTCCGTCGACGTCCTCGAAACGGGTTCGTACGATCCCGACGAGGCGGAACTGCTCGGGGTGCTGACCGACCGCCAGCGGGAGGTCCTGACGGCGGCGGTGGAGGCGGGGTACTACCGCGAACCGCGCGCCGCCAGCCTGGCCGAGGTGGCCCGCGAACTCGACGTCACCCCCTCGACGGCCGGCGAACACCTTCGGAAGATCGAGGCGCGGGTCTTCGCCGAGCTGGTTCGCTGA
- a CDS encoding amidohydrolase: MPTLAITGGRVLRPDLTVERADVLVDQAEGTILEVGSNLDADETLDATDSLVTPGFVNGHCHVAMTLLRGYADDKPLDAWLREAIWPAEAELTPEAIEAGAELGLLEMIRAGITGFADMYFEMERVAEAVDRAGVRARLGHGVISVGKDHEDARTDAETGLEFARAYDGAADGRVRTAFMPHSLTTVSAEIYEEFVPKAREADLPVHTHANETEDEVTPIVEERGVRPLEYARDLGLLEPDDFLAHGVHLDETEIELLAETGAGVIHCPASNMKLASGMAPVQALLDAGVTVGLGTDGAGSNNDLSLLDEARDAAMLGKLAADDAAAVPAEAVVELATAGSAAAIGLPVGRLEKGGVADLAVIGLATPHLTPAHDLVSHLAYAAAASDVRHTICDGRVLMRDREVTTLEADRVRERAAAEAAALVERARA, from the coding sequence ATGCCCACGCTCGCCATCACCGGCGGTCGGGTGCTCCGGCCGGACCTGACCGTCGAGCGCGCCGACGTGCTGGTCGACCAGGCCGAGGGAACGATCCTCGAAGTCGGTTCGAATCTCGACGCCGACGAGACGCTCGACGCGACGGACTCGCTCGTCACGCCCGGCTTCGTCAACGGCCACTGCCACGTCGCGATGACGCTCCTTCGCGGTTACGCCGACGACAAACCGCTCGACGCCTGGTTGCGGGAGGCCATCTGGCCGGCCGAGGCGGAACTCACCCCGGAGGCGATCGAGGCCGGCGCCGAGCTGGGCCTGCTGGAGATGATTCGGGCGGGGATCACCGGCTTCGCCGATATGTACTTCGAGATGGAGCGGGTCGCAGAGGCCGTCGACCGCGCGGGCGTTCGCGCCCGGCTCGGCCACGGCGTCATCTCCGTCGGGAAGGACCACGAAGACGCGCGGACGGACGCCGAAACCGGACTCGAATTCGCCCGCGCGTACGACGGCGCCGCCGACGGGCGCGTGCGGACGGCCTTCATGCCCCACTCGCTCACCACCGTGAGCGCGGAGATATACGAGGAATTCGTGCCGAAGGCGCGCGAGGCGGACCTTCCCGTTCACACCCACGCGAACGAGACCGAAGACGAGGTGACGCCTATCGTCGAGGAACGCGGCGTCCGACCGCTCGAGTACGCTCGCGATCTCGGCTTGCTCGAACCCGATGACTTCCTCGCCCACGGCGTCCACCTCGACGAAACGGAGATCGAGCTGTTGGCGGAGACGGGCGCGGGCGTGATCCACTGCCCGGCCTCGAACATGAAGCTCGCGAGCGGGATGGCGCCCGTTCAGGCCCTGCTCGACGCGGGCGTGACCGTCGGACTCGGCACCGACGGCGCCGGGTCGAACAACGACCTCTCGCTGCTCGACGAGGCGCGCGACGCGGCCATGCTCGGCAAGCTCGCGGCCGACGACGCCGCGGCCGTCCCCGCCGAGGCGGTCGTCGAGCTGGCGACCGCCGGGAGCGCCGCGGCGATCGGCTTGCCGGTCGGCCGTCTCGAGAAGGGCGGCGTCGCAGACCTCGCCGTGATCGGCCTCGCGACGCCGCACCTCACGCCCGCTCACGACCTCGTGAGCCACCTGGCCTACGCCGCCGCGGCGAGCGACGTCCGCCACACGATCTGTGACGGACGGGTGCTCATGCGCGATCGCGAGGTGACGACGCTCGAAGCCGACCGCGTCCGCGAACGCGCGGCGGCCGAGGCGGCGGCGCTCGTCGAGCGCGCCCGGGCCTGA
- a CDS encoding DUF4382 domain-containing protein → MKRRTFLTGAATGTIALTAGCTAALDGSDANEPGTGSSGATERGTVRFYVSDEPNQIDDFERLDVTISQVAFKPAGDDADEGDEPDGGNETADEEDAHADAENSSTTDGENASPDDGSGDDDGSDGEGGSGAGEDDGKEDGDDGDDSTDRSGWETYDLDDPTVDLTQLKGPKATVLDELDVPAGEYVAVDLFVSNIHAVLTDGTETRVKLPSERLQIRTEFTVAADEELDFVYDVAPHKAGQSGKYILRPVISESGTDAEIEDVDAEPRADGGRPENGNRSSGGNRSDEGN, encoded by the coding sequence ATGAAACGACGAACCTTCCTGACCGGAGCGGCAACCGGCACGATCGCGCTGACGGCTGGCTGCACGGCCGCCCTCGACGGGTCGGACGCGAACGAACCCGGGACTGGTAGTTCGGGCGCGACCGAACGCGGAACCGTTCGGTTCTACGTGAGCGACGAACCCAACCAGATCGACGACTTCGAGCGACTCGACGTGACGATCTCGCAGGTGGCGTTCAAACCCGCGGGCGATGACGCCGACGAGGGTGACGAACCCGACGGCGGGAACGAGACTGCAGACGAGGAGGACGCCCACGCCGATGCTGAGAATAGCTCGACGACCGACGGGGAGAATGCGTCCCCCGACGACGGATCCGGGGACGACGACGGATCCGATGGCGAGGGTGGGTCCGGAGCCGGCGAGGATGACGGCAAAGAAGACGGCGACGACGGCGACGACTCGACGGACCGCAGCGGCTGGGAGACGTACGACCTCGACGATCCGACCGTCGACCTCACCCAACTGAAAGGGCCGAAAGCGACGGTCCTGGACGAACTCGACGTGCCCGCGGGCGAGTACGTGGCCGTCGACCTGTTCGTTTCAAACATCCACGCGGTACTCACCGACGGTACCGAGACCAGGGTCAAACTCCCGAGCGAGCGGCTCCAGATTCGAACGGAGTTTACGGTCGCCGCCGACGAGGAACTCGACTTCGTCTACGACGTCGCGCCCCACAAGGCCGGTCAGAGCGGGAAGTACATCCTGCGGCCGGTCATCAGCGAGAGCGGGACCGACGCCGAAATCGAAGACGTCGACGCCGAGCCTCGTGCGGACGGCGGCCGCCCGGAGAACGGGAATCGATCCTCCGGCGGCAACCGATCCGACGAGGGCAACTGA
- a CDS encoding stage II sporulation protein M: protein MDERSGADGHSDEADPPERDPRSTDTDGVRSQTGSREPLPRVPERSTEAKKSGADAETWIDDASSPVDASDGESGSPTLADALDPETGRIPVDPSLDVDPPSVEGDRRPSGRSELRDALARHRDAGEGAEERASDADRPSPGRRAASLWAALLSLLGVVSFLLAGFLQWRFGSTELFLADGSTRTIPKPAALGAAAIGVAFLSLSVLGVRYRPSITRGLAAAWAETRRYVWFAAALLIGGAVVGAALGAGGYDVLSILQETTGERPPVAGETAGWYLRRNSPPFVLAIAGGVTVGLVTGYLLVVNGLVIGNVAWLAAQQEGVVHVLAGLAPHGLFELAAIAIAAGVGFRLAHRVAGRLRGAERAILPAEALNRSVLLIAVAWLLLALAAIVEAHVTSLLLGS from the coding sequence ATGGACGAGCGGTCGGGCGCTGACGGGCACTCGGACGAAGCCGATCCCCCAGAGCGAGATCCCCGGTCGACAGACACCGACGGAGTGAGATCGCAAACGGGGTCGAGGGAGCCGCTCCCCCGAGTTCCAGAGCGTTCCACCGAGGCGAAGAAAAGCGGTGCCGACGCCGAGACGTGGATAGACGACGCGAGCAGTCCGGTCGACGCATCCGATGGCGAATCCGGCTCGCCGACGCTCGCCGACGCACTCGATCCCGAGACCGGTCGAATCCCGGTCGATCCGTCGCTCGACGTCGACCCGCCATCGGTCGAGGGGGATCGCCGGCCGAGCGGGCGGAGCGAGCTCCGCGACGCGCTCGCCCGACACCGGGACGCCGGTGAGGGGGCCGAAGAGCGCGCGTCGGACGCGGATCGGCCGTCGCCCGGCCGCCGGGCGGCGTCGCTGTGGGCGGCGCTGTTGAGTCTGCTCGGCGTGGTCTCGTTTCTGCTCGCCGGCTTCCTCCAGTGGCGGTTCGGCTCGACGGAGCTGTTCCTGGCGGACGGCTCGACCCGGACGATCCCGAAGCCGGCCGCGCTGGGCGCGGCGGCCATCGGGGTCGCTTTTCTATCGCTGAGCGTGCTCGGCGTCCGGTACCGGCCGTCGATCACCCGCGGTCTCGCCGCCGCGTGGGCCGAAACGCGCCGGTACGTGTGGTTCGCCGCCGCGCTCCTGATCGGCGGAGCCGTCGTCGGCGCCGCACTCGGTGCCGGTGGGTACGACGTGCTGTCGATCCTGCAGGAGACAACGGGCGAGCGCCCGCCCGTCGCCGGCGAGACGGCCGGCTGGTACCTCCGGCGCAACTCGCCGCCGTTCGTCCTGGCCATCGCCGGCGGGGTGACGGTCGGGCTCGTCACCGGCTACCTCCTCGTCGTCAACGGGCTCGTCATCGGCAACGTGGCCTGGCTGGCGGCCCAGCAAGAGGGTGTCGTCCACGTCCTCGCCGGCCTCGCCCCGCACGGACTATTCGAACTCGCCGCGATCGCGATCGCCGCCGGCGTCGGGTTCCGCCTCGCGCACCGCGTCGCCGGCCGCCTCCGAGGTGCAGAGCGCGCGATCCTGCCCGCCGAGGCGCTCAACCGGTCGGTCCTCCTGATCGCGGTGGCCTGGCTGCTCCTCGCGCTCGCGGCGATCGTCGAGGCGCACGTGACGAGTCTGCTGCTCGGGTCGTGA
- a CDS encoding helix-turn-helix domain-containing protein, producing the protein MDDFDPAPGAGDDGIDRSRWQAGSDTFDRVYRTLLGTSDPTTYGEIADVASCSPNAARKHLDRLVEMGIARVESGSRPARYERNDGYLEWQRANRIAAERSIDEITERVRQLEAERERYESRFDARDPASVSALDGDDHESVHERMVAIADWHATIRHIRLYELARQLARNDGRLVPANAG; encoded by the coding sequence ATGGACGATTTCGACCCGGCGCCGGGCGCCGGGGACGACGGGATCGACCGGTCGCGCTGGCAGGCCGGGAGTGACACGTTCGATCGCGTCTACCGGACGCTCCTTGGGACGAGCGACCCGACGACGTACGGCGAGATCGCCGACGTCGCCTCGTGTTCACCCAACGCCGCCAGGAAGCACCTCGATCGCCTCGTCGAGATGGGGATCGCACGGGTCGAATCCGGGAGTCGCCCGGCGAGGTACGAGCGCAACGACGGCTACCTCGAGTGGCAACGGGCGAACCGGATCGCCGCGGAGCGCTCGATCGACGAGATCACCGAGCGGGTTCGCCAGCTCGAAGCCGAACGCGAGCGCTACGAGTCACGCTTCGACGCGCGTGATCCCGCTTCGGTCTCGGCGCTCGACGGCGACGATCACGAGTCGGTCCACGAGCGAATGGTCGCCATCGCCGACTGGCACGCGACGATTCGTCATATCCGTCTCTACGAACTCGCCCGACAGCTGGCCCGAAACGACGGTCGCCTCGTCCCTGCGAATGCCGGATGA